Genomic window (Dryobates pubescens isolate bDryPub1 unplaced genomic scaffold, bDryPub1.pri scaffold_136_arrow_ctg1, whole genome shotgun sequence):
CTGAAGGGGGAAAGGCATCAGAAAGCCATTGAGTTGGCTTTCCCATCAGCATTTTCCTGGAGCTGTGTGGTctagaatcattgagtcatggaattgtcaggggtggaagggacctcaaggatcatccagttccaaccccctgccctgggcagggacacctcacaccagcacagcttgctcgaggccccatccaacctggtcttgaacacctggagggatggagaagagcaggttgaGGAGGAGGGATGCAGGTGGGCACGGTCCCCAGAAGCATCTCAcaccaacctggctttgaaaacctccaaggatggaaaGGAGCAGatggaagggggtgggggatgcAGGTGAGCATGGTCCCCAAAAGCATCTCACACCAGAGATGAATCAGAGTCCAACACCTGCCTGAAGGTTTAGCCCCACCCTGGGGCTAAATGGAAAGGGATGGGGGGTGCAGGTGAGCATGGtccccagctgtggggctggtgttGGGTGGCCCCTGCTGAGGACaagcccaaacccttctgtgaccCTGTGGTCCCCTCCAGCGCTGCATCGACTGGAACAGGGACGTCCtcaagaaggagctggggttgacaGAGGAGGACATCATCGACCTGCCAGCCCTCTTCAAGCTGGACAAGCAGGGCAAAGCTGTGCCATACTTCCCCAACATGgtgaggctgctccctgctccttgaGCCCCCTTCTGAAACCAGCTCATTCAGCCAGGATGAGTCCCCAAAGCTGTcccacaacaaaaagaaaagcagcacaatatttccagctgcccagccccagcaaacctctccagcccagcctggattagcccagctctgccagggctttgCTTGCTGTGGGGTTAACCTATACAGTTTTGAGGTGGTAACCTGTCCAAGTGGTGAAACTGCAAGGTGTGGGGAATGTTTTACTGATGGAAAGTgaccaagggagctgggggtgttgagcctggagaagagaaggctgaggggagaccttctggctctctacaactccctgaaaggaggttggagtgaggtgggtttggtctcttctccccaaggaacaagggagaggacaagaggaaatggcctcaagttgctccagcatgaggtttaggttgaacatgaggaacaatttcttccccttgagggttgtccaggcctggcccaagctgcccagggcagagatgcagtccccatccctggaggggtctccaagccctggagatgtggtgctgagggccatggtttggtggtgccctgagcagtgctgggttaagggttggactccatgctcttaaaggcctcttccaacccaaacaattctgtgactgtgtaaGAAAGGGGAAAGGTGAGGCTGGATTTGGAGATGTGGGGGAAGGTGGCTGTGAAAAGCagcaccatcagtggaggtgtttaggaagagactggatggggtgcttggtgccatggttgagttgatcagatggtgttgggtgataggttggactcaatgatctcaaaggtctcttccaacctggttaactccaATTCTAACTCTAACTCTAACACCAATGCAGCATtttggagtgaggctgctgaAGAAGGTTGGTATCACAATGTCACAGTCTCCCaacacattagaggttggaatggacctccagagatcattaggtccaaccccccctgccagagcaggaccagccaGGGTACCCTGCaggggaatgcatccaggcaggttgtgaatgcctccagaggaggacactccacagcctccccgggcagcctgctccagggctccatcaccctccctgtgaagcagtttctcctcatgctgaggtgaaaccttctctgctcaagctTGACCCTGGGGTTCCTTGGCTTATTCTTCCCCTTGGActtcacccagcccaaccccgtCGCCCTCCTCCGTGTCACCCCCGCAGGTCACCATGATCATCCTGGCCAAGGACTTGGGCATCCCCAAACCCTTTGGCCCCGTGACGGGGGGCGAGTGCTGCCTGGAGCGCAGGACCCGCTCcctgctggagcccctgggcctTCGCTGCCGCTTCCTGGAGGAGGTGGCCTCCTACCACGGCAGCCTGGGCGAGGTTCGCTGCGGCACCAACGTCCACCGGCAGCCCTTCGCCTTCAAGTGGTGGCACGTCAGGCCATAGCGGGGCCGCCGGCCCCCTGCCACCGCCGGCCCCTGAGGCTTTCTCAGCGTGTGTGTTGCTTGTGACTCAGTTAATAAACCAATCTGCTGTGAGGAAAATGGCTGCTGAGGAATGGAAATCATAAGGAGTGATCAGTGGGAGAgtacagggaggggagggggctgccctgTTGGCCTGCCTGGCGTTGGGGCAGGTCGGAAAGGTCCGGGCACCTgcaggcaccacagcagcactgctgggctgccctTCAGCTCTGGCATTACCTGCCCTGGAAAAAGAGCGTGGCTGGGAGTTAAGGGAGGGACACAGGGGTCTGTGCCTTGGCCAGTAAGGTGGGATACAGGCATCCTGGCCCCACAATTTAGgcttgatcacagaatcattagggttggaagggagctcaagactcagccagtcccaacccccctgccatggccagggacacctcacactgcagcaggttgctcacagccacatccagcctggcctcgagcacctccaggcatgaggcttccaccacctccctgggcaacctgtgccaggctctcaccatcctcctggggaacaacttcttcctaacatccaatctcaatctccccacttctagttttgctccatcccccccagcaaagcctggaggaggcactgagtgccatggtctggttgatcagttagggttgggtcattggttggacttgatgatctcagaggtctcttccaagctgggtgattctgtgattcatgcacgaggctggggatgaggctgagtgtgtccaggtggccttcttgcatcagcaatgctgtgcccagcagggctcagccaggAATTGTCCTCCaggactgggcactgctgaggccatagCTTGAATCttgggatcagttctgggctcctcactccaagaaggacattgagaggctggagcaggtccagagaagggcagggaagctgaggaagggtctggagaacagggctggggagaagcagctgaaggacctgagggtgttcagcctggaggaaaggaagctgaggagagacctcctggctctctacagctccctgataGGAGTCTTGAGccaggttgggctcttctcccagggaacaagcgacaggacaagagcaGATGGCCTCGAGTTGCCGCAGGCGAGGTTTAGGACATTAAAAGAACCTTCTTcgctggaagggttctcaaagcctggcacaggctgcctagggaggggattgaatccccacccctggggggggtttcaaagccgcagagatgtggtgctgggggccagggtttagccgcagccttgccagagctggagaacGCTTGGACTCCAGCATCTTCCAGGTCTTCTGCAAGCAGTACGAGCGCACGGCCCCAGCCGACGCGCCGGCAGCGCGCCGCAAGGCTCGCCGCACTCAAGATGGCGCCTCCCtggcggccgccgccgccgccactcCCAAGATGGCGGCGCGCAGAGCCTCGGCTGCCTTCCAATCCCTCGAAGCCGCTCTGGGGGCTCCTTCCGCTTCCGGGGCGGGAGCGGGGTCGGAACTGCGCAACGCCAAGATGGCAGCGGCCGTGGTGGGAGTCTCCTTGAGGCGGAATGTCCCTGCGCGGCTCCTGCGGGCCTGTCCGCAGCCGGTGAGCGGCGCGGAACCGCCGTGCCCAGGCAGCCGGACGGGAGGGTACTCTAGGGAAGGGTTGGAGGAGGAGATAGGGGGCTGGAGAGAGGGTGAGGAGGGCTGAGGTTAAGGGGGCTGGTGGGCGGGGGTGGGGTATGTGAGGTGTGGGaatgggagagaggagagggctctggggccGTAGGACAGGATGATTAGAGCCCTGGGAGGGACCAGGGGGGCAGGAGCGTGTGTTAGAAGGGAGATGGGGGACAGGAAAGGGAGccggggggctggaggggcctCTGGGAGGGAGCTGCGAGGCAGGAGCGGGTGCAGAGAGTATTGGAGGGAATTGGGGGTgtagggaggcagctgggggacaGAAGGGGGTCCGGGATGTGGTGCAGGTTGGGAAGGGTCAGAGGAGGTGTGAGAAGGGGAGGTGGGTTTGATGGGGGGCAAGAGCATGAGTGggtgggaaggggtctggaagAGATAGAGGGCGAGAGGAAATTGGACCAGGGGAGAGGGCCAGGACGTGGCTGAGAAGAGATGtggaagcagaggaaatgggGATGTGGGGTGATTGGTGgagaggtgagcagagccagggggtgtggagggtgccagagccgctgggagcaggtgggatacagcagcaggggagagatgTGGCTGGGAGCTTCGGAGGGGGCAagtctggggcagggggagccttGGGGGCCGTGCAGGAAGCATCTCTGCAGGCACCacggcagcactgctgggctgccctTCAGCTCCGGCATTGCCCTGGGGGGCGGGGAAGGGAGCCCCGGGCCGCAGAGGGCTGCCCGAGAGGCTTTGCCCAAAGGCCAGACGTgaagccagggctgtg
Coding sequences:
- the LOC128899681 gene encoding protein-arginine deiminase type-2-like, which translates into the protein RCIDWNRDVLKKELGLTEEDIIDLPALFKLDKQGKAVPYFPNMVTMIILAKDLGIPKPFGPVTGGECCLERRTRSLLEPLGLRCRFLEEVASYHGSLGEVRCGTNVHRQPFAFKWWHVRP